GAATACCTCAAGCATTTGTGGACTGCGACCTACAAACTGATCTCCTTTACTGGATTTAGTATCGCCTACCGGCAATGCAACCGGGATATTCATCAACCGACGTGTCTCAATCGCCTTGTGGACCAGTTGGTTCAGTTTGGGAAGATCCAGTGGCTTGGCAAGATAATCAAACGCCCCCAGTTGCATGGCTTCGATGGCAAGGTTACTTTCGCTGGAAGATGTAATAAACACGACTGGTAAACGTCGATCCAGTTTATGGATATCACGAAAAACATCTAATCCAGAAACACCGGGCAACATGATGTCCAGTAGCACAACTTCAGGAGAACTCGCGCGAATCGCTTCCAGAGCCTCATCAGCTGTGCCTGCAGTGGTGACGTCTACATTCACTTTTTCGAGTGACCGTCTTACCATTTCCCGTACCGTACGGTCATCATCCACAACTAATGCCTGAGACATAATTTATTCCGAACTGATTATTTATTTGAAAGTATCGCTAGTGCTGAACTGCGCCATTCTAGCAATACAATTTCTGCATTACAAAGATAAGAAACGAAAATCCATGACAATCCGTTTTCCTTCTCTGCTAAAAGAAGAAATATAAATGGAAATCCGATTTATGATAGATTGACTGTATATAGCCCCGCGTTACACTTTAAGTATCAATGACCAGCTCCCGGAGTAGGTCACGAGCAGGCCTATGACAGCCCTGCGGCGAACTAACCATGTACGCCGCAGGGCTTTTTTTATTGACTGACTGGGTTTCATTGACGTGCTGACTGATTGTCAAGCATCCCGGTTTCTCAGCGGTCGATCAGAATATGTAATAAATGAAATCTCCGAGGCAAAGATTAAGACCAAGAATAATATGAAAACAGTAATTTTGACAGAAAATAAAGAGCCTTGTGCATGGTAAACAATGAAATCCCTCCTAAATCAATGGAAAATCCACCGACTGGCACACGATCTGCATTTCGTCTTCAGACAGAACCAGGAAAGGAGACAGAAATGTTTCGAAGCACAAATGAACTCAAAGGATACCAAGTTCTGGCTACCGATGGAGAGTGCGGAACCGTTAATAATTTTCTATTTGATGATGAAACAAACATCATGCGTTATCTCGTGGTAGATACCGGAGGATGGCTTTCAGATCGTCAGGTTCTCATCTCCCCTGTCGCTATTGAACAGCCAGATTTAGATAGCTAGTGGGTGTCCCGAAAGTGGGTTCGTGCTGAATTTTATGTGTTAACGCGATGGTAGTGGATCGTGGAGATTGTTGATATCGGGTCTCCGCTGGCTGCGTTCGGGTGATTTTGGCCGGGATTTCGATTTTATCTGGCACTACAGCGCGTACGCTCTTCCCTGGCTTTGCTCTCTCGTATGGATCGCGACTGTCTCAGGCCGCTTTGCGGCGACTGTGAGCGGCGGCCGCGTTTTGGTTCTCCCGGGCGATGAGCATCCGACCGAGCGTGTGCAGGTTTCGCCCCAGAATACCCAGTTGCATGTAGCGTTCAAAACCGATCTCCGAACGGTCGCGACATCGCTTCATCGCGTTCCCGCTCTGCAACGCTCCGATCATTGATTCCACTCCCGAATGATTCTGCTGAGCCGATCGAAACTCGTCATCGGCCTGGACCAGTTGAACCGCCGACTGCTTGACGCCGGTTCTGGGAAGACACAGATGATCGACAAGCTCAGACAATTCTCTCTGGTTGTCGGGCGAATGAAATCCACGGTCGAACGACAGACGCTTCACACCGTTTTGAAAGTCATTTTGCAAAGACTTCGTTTCACGGACTGCCACTTGTTTGTCGCCTTCATCGCGTTTCATCAAAACGGCGCGCACAATGAAGCCAGCCGCATCTTCGAATACCAGAACCTGTCGACCAAACTGCATCGGCTGACCGGCTTTGCCACGTTTGTAAAGCTGAGTGTGCGGCTCGAAAATACTGAAGAGCTTGTCGCTGTTGGCAACTGCTTCGCCGTGGATGATACGTCGCCGGGTCGTGTCCGCGACGCGTTCTGTGCGTAGGATCAACGCCTGCAGCGTGTTCGGCCCGAACAGGTCGGCGATCTCCGGTAATCGCTGGCCCGTGACCAGGCAGAGGTCGCGCGCACGCTGCGTCAAGATGTCCGCTTTCTGCAGGAGTTCGCGGTAAAGCGGCTGGAGCCGCTTTTTGTAGCGGGGGCCTTTCTTTGTCGCGATGCGATTGATGTCTCGATTGAGTTGTTTGATTTTTTTCAAGAGGTGAGCATACTGACGCCATCCGTTCACGCCATGTGCTTCGGCCAGCCTCACGCACTGAGGAATGATTTTCCGCAGCCCGTCGTACAGCAAACTGCTTTCCGTGGGATAATGAATGTTCGTTTCCATCACGAACGAATCGGCGCGGACCTTTTCGATCGCAGTGGGATCAAACGAGTGTCCTGCACTGACGATGGCCTGGTTGATGCGTGCGATGGTTTCCGGTCGCAGGAGTCGAATGTTGTTGCGGATGGTTCGCCATTTGAAGGGCCTGTCATCGCAGTCGCCGACTCCCATGACGGCGCGCAGCTTGCGGTGATTTTCAGCAAGGTCCTGCAATTGATCGTAGGTGAAGTTGCAACCCAGTCGCACGGCTGCCAGCACACAGATATGCCAGTATTCCATCCCCGTTCGACCTGTGTCGGTGCGACTGTCACCGTTAACGTCGGCGGCGATCCACTGCAGAATGTCATCGACAAGCCTGCGGTCCGAATACAGGAACTGCAGAGCGCGAAGAATGGGAACGATGCGATCCCGCGATTCCAGATTTAACTCCACCTGTTCGATCGGAACGCTGTCCAGTCGCAGCTGATTCGAGTATGATTTTCGCATCATTGGCTCCTCGAAGATTGAACGTGTTGATTCCGTTTTAACTGTCTTTTCAACAAGTAATACGGATCAATGCCTCATCTTCGAGGAGCGTTCTCACAATTTCACGCTATTATTTACGAACCAAAACGCTTTCGGGTCAGACACTAGCTATGAATTACCAACGGTACTTTCAAAGGCAAATATTGAATCAGCGCCTTTAGTGGAGACAGACCAGCCTGTTTCACGTCAGTACGAATCAGCATTAACGTCATTCTATAATTGGCCTGTTTACTGGGGGAGTTCACCCACTCCTATTATGAATCGGCCCACGGCGACTGCTGAACTTGAAGAACGCGTGGCTTCGAGGAATGGTGATCCCCACTTACGGAGTGTTGAGGAAATCACTGGTTACAAAATTCAATGTATGGAAGAGTCGCTCGGGCATGTAGAAGACATGATCGTGGATACAGAAAGCTGGAGTTTACGATATCTTGTAATTGATACCCGTAACTGGCTGCCAGGTAAGAAAGTGATCATTGCATTCGACTGGATCACTCATTTTACCTGGGACGATCGCAAGGCACATGTGGATTTAACAAAATCACAGGTCGAGAATGCTCCGGAATATGATCCTCGCCTGCCTGTCAATCGTGCATATGAAGCTCAACTCTATGATTTTTATGGACGTCCCACTTACTGGTAGAACAGCAGGAATTTCCTGAATACCAATCTGGCGTGACAAAGCTGTCTAACCTTAGTTTTTAACGGGCTACCGGTGCGCCTATAGCGAGCCAGGTCAGTTCTAAGAATGATAAATAAGAGGAAACCGTTATGAGAAATCACATCATCAATTCATGTTTTTTATCGCTGTCTCTGCTACTGATGTCGGCAACTTCGTTCACCCTGGCGGGCTGTGAAGAAAAAGAAAAAGTTCTTGATATTGAAACTCCCAACGGAGAACTCGAAATTGAGCGAGACAAATCCGATGGTGACATCGGTGTGGATCTCAAAAAGAAAGAATAGCTCCCAAGGAGCTGTTCTCAAGATTGATGTTCGCTGAGCATCGTTCTGGTCTCAGCAGCATGTTACTGATTTAAAAATTTTACTTCCAAAATTTTAATGTAGGAGAAAAATGATGAATTCAGATCAATTCGAAGGAAAATGGAAACAGATCAAAGGTCAGGCTAAACAGAAATGGGGAGAGCTGACTGATGATGAAATTAACCAGATTGATGGTAAACGCGAAGACTTGGTCGGAAAAGTCCAGGAACGCTATGGCATCGCTAAAGAAGAAGCAGAAAAACAGGTTGCTCAGTTTGAAAGCTCTTGCCATTGCTAAGACTATAAAACATGGTCGTTAATTAAACTATCAACAGCTGATAATAATCCATGTAGATAACTCAGGACTGCCGGCGAATATTCGCTCATACGGATTTAAATACCTATCGTTTAGATTCAGTCTGCTGTCTTATCTCATTCAAAATATTATCAGCTGTGATAGTTACTTCTGGTCATATCTAACTTCAATTTCTAAGATTCCCGAGGGAGAAATAACATGAAACGTTCTACTGCACTCGCAAGTATTTTTGCGTTTAGCGTCGCTACTCTATGCCTGGCCGGAAGCACCTGTGCTTTTGACAATCCGAATGAAGAGAAAGCAGCAACGCCTGATAATTCCAAAGCACACACGGGTGATAAATCTGAAACGAAACGTATGAAAAAAGCGGGAATTGTGACTCGCTCAAGTAAATTGATCGGTATGAACATCGAAAACCCTCAGGGACAGAGCCTGGGCGAAATCAGCGATCTGGTTATGAATACTTCGACAGGGGAAGTCCGATATGCGGCTGTCACCTACGGAGGTTTCCTGGGTTTGGGAAATAAAATGTTTGCAGTGCCCTTTGAAGCCTTCAACATCAAACAGAAGACTGATTCACCAAATGAGCACACACTGATTCTCAATGTGACGCAGAAGCAGCTGGAAGGTGCGACTGGTTTTGATGAGGATCACTGGCCAGACTTCGCGGATGCAAGCTATCTTGCTGATATTAACAAACGGTATGATGTAAAACGTAAAAAAATGAGCAAGAACGAAAAGCGTCAGGCCAAAACCAGTAAATTAGACTCCAAAACATCGGGAACGAATGTACGAGTCAGTCAGTTAAATGGCATGAACATTCAGAATTCACAAGGAAAAAGCGTTGGTGAAATCAAAGATATTGCCATCAATGTTACACAGGGAAATGTTCAATATGCAGCAGTCACCTACGGTGGATTCCTCGGCGTCGGTAACAAAATGTTTGCAGTGCCGTTCAAAGCCTTCAAATTGAAACAGAATCCAGAAGACCCTGAAGAGCAGATTCTGATTTTAAATGTCACACAGCAACAGCTGGAAGGTGCACAGGGATTTGATGAGGATCACTGGCCTGACTTCGCAGATCCGGATTTCTCCAAAGAACTTCATAAACGTTACCGCATTGATATCAATGGTAAAGATCGTGATTTGAAAGTAAAACTCGATACCTGAGTCAGTGCCAGAGCGTATTACATTTAACCCTGGCGTCTCTCAATCTATTGTACTCGGCCCAATGGCCTTGAAGACGCAACAGTAAAACTGGACACACTCTAGAATTTAACAAAGCTCCAGAGTTCCGAACGCTGTGAGGAGTGATTTACTGCTCACAGTGTTTTTTTCTATCATTTTTAACCATCACCGTATCATAATTGAATACACTTCATTCGTAACTATTCCTGAACCACTTAAGCAACACAGCAACGATGAGGAGGAACATCTGCGGATGAGAGCTCGATTTGAGAATCTATGGGATTCATTCCGGACCAGCTTCTGGTTCGTCCCCACGATCATGTCCTTGATGGCCATTTTGCTGGCGTTCGGCACGAATCAGTTGGATAGTATGCTGATTACGTCAGACCATTCACTCACTTGGTTTTCTACTACTGCGCACGCTGCCCGCTCGACATTATCCTCGGTAGCCGGAGCAACCATTGCGCTGGCGGGGGTCGTATTTTCCATCACAATCCTGTCTTTATCAATCGCGTCTTCGCAGTATGGTTCCCGGCTGGTGCGAAATGTCATGGGAGCCAGCATTGCTGATCTGGTGATAGGTCAATATGTTGGTACCAGTCTGTATTGTATGCTGGTCTTGCAGAATGTAAGAGAAGCCCATGGAGACAGTCCTGCATTTACTCCTCAGGTAGGAACTGCTGTGGGATTGATTCTGGGACTGATCAGCATGGGCATGCTGATCTGGTTTATTCATCATGTAGCAACCGCCATACAGGCCCCCACCATTATCACTGAAGTCTCTCGTGATCTGGAAGAAGCCATTAATCGCCTGTTTCCAGAACGAATGCAAGAGGAAGCACAGAATAAAGCTGATGTGGAACAGCCTGAAGATCTGAAACGTCAGACATTCAAGGAAATCTTATCCGGAGTAGGGAAAAATAATGTAACCGTTCCCTCAGAGCAGGA
The sequence above is a segment of the Gimesia algae genome. Coding sequences within it:
- a CDS encoding CsbD family protein; this encodes MMNSDQFEGKWKQIKGQAKQKWGELTDDEINQIDGKREDLVGKVQERYGIAKEEAEKQVAQFESSCHC
- a CDS encoding PRC-barrel domain-containing protein, producing the protein MKRSTALASIFAFSVATLCLAGSTCAFDNPNEEKAATPDNSKAHTGDKSETKRMKKAGIVTRSSKLIGMNIENPQGQSLGEISDLVMNTSTGEVRYAAVTYGGFLGLGNKMFAVPFEAFNIKQKTDSPNEHTLILNVTQKQLEGATGFDEDHWPDFADASYLADINKRYDVKRKKMSKNEKRQAKTSKLDSKTSGTNVRVSQLNGMNIQNSQGKSVGEIKDIAINVTQGNVQYAAVTYGGFLGVGNKMFAVPFKAFKLKQNPEDPEEQILILNVTQQQLEGAQGFDEDHWPDFADPDFSKELHKRYRIDINGKDRDLKVKLDT
- a CDS encoding PRC-barrel domain-containing protein, whose product is MNRPTATAELEERVASRNGDPHLRSVEEITGYKIQCMEESLGHVEDMIVDTESWSLRYLVIDTRNWLPGKKVIIAFDWITHFTWDDRKAHVDLTKSQVENAPEYDPRLPVNRAYEAQLYDFYGRPTYW
- a CDS encoding PRC-barrel domain-containing protein produces the protein MVNNEIPPKSMENPPTGTRSAFRLQTEPGKETEMFRSTNELKGYQVLATDGECGTVNNFLFDDETNIMRYLVVDTGGWLSDRQVLISPVAIEQPDLDS
- a CDS encoding ISNCY family transposase, which translates into the protein MRKSYSNQLRLDSVPIEQVELNLESRDRIVPILRALQFLYSDRRLVDDILQWIAADVNGDSRTDTGRTGMEYWHICVLAAVRLGCNFTYDQLQDLAENHRKLRAVMGVGDCDDRPFKWRTIRNNIRLLRPETIARINQAIVSAGHSFDPTAIEKVRADSFVMETNIHYPTESSLLYDGLRKIIPQCVRLAEAHGVNGWRQYAHLLKKIKQLNRDINRIATKKGPRYKKRLQPLYRELLQKADILTQRARDLCLVTGQRLPEIADLFGPNTLQALILRTERVADTTRRRIIHGEAVANSDKLFSIFEPHTQLYKRGKAGQPMQFGRQVLVFEDAAGFIVRAVLMKRDEGDKQVAVRETKSLQNDFQNGVKRLSFDRGFHSPDNQRELSELVDHLCLPRTGVKQSAVQLVQADDEFRSAQQNHSGVESMIGALQSGNAMKRCRDRSEIGFERYMQLGILGRNLHTLGRMLIARENQNAAAAHSRRKAA